Proteins found in one Quercus robur chromosome 2, dhQueRobu3.1, whole genome shotgun sequence genomic segment:
- the LOC126715296 gene encoding sodium/pyruvate cotransporter BASS2, chloroplastic isoform X1 produces the protein MASLSRIVLKDCKLGTYDAVYRPSSSFPARKLQTYLDVRDWFPVAKNGRCCTIRNRPWSPIVALTPPSLIVQTSRNSQVLCKAATNVSGDFPSGTPSGMSPYERVIETLTTLFPVWVILGTIIGIYKPAAVTWLQTDLFTLGLGFLMLSMGLTLTFEDFRRCMRNPWTVGVGFLAQYLIKPMLGFVIALTLKLSAPLATGLILVSCCPGGQASNVATYISKGNVALSVLMTTCSNIGAIIMTPLLTKLLAGQLVPVDAAGLAISTFQVVLVPTIIGVLANEYFPKFTSKIVTVTPLIGVILTTLLCASPIGLVSDVLKTQGAQLVLPVAILHIAAFALGYWISKISFGESTSRTISIECGMQSSALGFLLAQKHFTNPLVAVPSAVSVVCMALGGSGLAVFWRNSPIPVDDKDDFKE, from the exons ATGGCATCGTTGTCTAGAATTGTTCTCAAGGACTGTAAGTTAGGGACATATGACGCTGTGTATAGACCAAGCTCTTCTTTTCCTGCTAGGAAGCTTCAAACTTATCTGg ATGTAAGAGATTGGTTTCCTGTAGCTAAGAATGGAAGATGTTGCACAATTCGGAACAGGCCATGGAGTCCAATAGTTGCTCTTACACCCCCTTCTTTGATCGTTCAGACTTCAAG GAACTCCCAAGTTTTATGCAAGGCTGCAACAAATGTATCTGGGGATTTTCCTAGTGGCACCCCTAGCGGAATGAGTCCATATGAGAGAGTAATTGAAACTTTGACAACTCTTTTTCCTGTGTGG GTCATATTGGGCACCATTATTGGCATCTACAAGCCGGCTGCT GTAACATGGTTGCAGACAGACCTTTTTACACTTGGCCTAGGTTTCCTCATGCTTTCAATGGGATTGACATTAACATTCGAGGATTTCAGACGTTGTATGCGGAATCCATGGACT GTGGGTGTAGGATTTCTCGCACAATACCTGATTAAGCCCATGTTGGGTTTTGTCATTGCATTG ACTCTAAAACTTTCTGCACCTCTTGCAACCGGTCTTATTTTGGTCTCATGCTGCCCAGGAGGTCAGGCATCAAATGTTGCAACATACATATCTAAGGGAAATGTGGCACTTTCAGTTCTCATGACAAC GTGTTCAAATATTGGAGCTATTATTATGACACCACTCctcactaagcttcttgctgGTCAGCTAGTTCCAGTTGATGCCGCG GGTCTGGCAATCAGTACTTTTCAGGTTGTTTTAGTGCCAACAATAATTGGAG TGTTGGCAAATGAATACTTCCCCAAATTCACTTCTAAAATAGTGACAGTGACACCTTTAATTGGAGTTATTCTCACCACCCTTCTTTGTGCCAGCCCT ATCGGGCTAGTTTCAGATGTCTTGAAAACTCAAGGAGCACAACTAGTACTGCCAGTGGCTATCCTCCATATTGCTGCATTTGCTCTTGGTTATTGGatttcaaaaatatcatttgGTGAATCCACTTCTCGTACTATATCTATAGAATGCGGGATGCAG AGCTCTGCACTTGGGTTTTTGCTTGCCCAGAAGCATTTTACAAACCCCCTTGTTGCTGTCCCTTCTGCTGTTAGTGTTGTTTGCATGGCG CTTGGTGGCAGTGGTCTTGCAGTCTTTTGGAGGAACAGTCCAATACCTGTTGATGACAAGGATGACTTCAAGGAATGA
- the LOC126715296 gene encoding sodium/pyruvate cotransporter BASS2, chloroplastic isoform X2 → MTLCIDQALLFLLGSFKLIWILDVRDWFPVAKNGRCCTIRNRPWSPIVALTPPSLIVQTSRNSQVLCKAATNVSGDFPSGTPSGMSPYERVIETLTTLFPVWVILGTIIGIYKPAAVTWLQTDLFTLGLGFLMLSMGLTLTFEDFRRCMRNPWTVGVGFLAQYLIKPMLGFVIALTLKLSAPLATGLILVSCCPGGQASNVATYISKGNVALSVLMTTCSNIGAIIMTPLLTKLLAGQLVPVDAAGLAISTFQVVLVPTIIGVLANEYFPKFTSKIVTVTPLIGVILTTLLCASPIGLVSDVLKTQGAQLVLPVAILHIAAFALGYWISKISFGESTSRTISIECGMQSSALGFLLAQKHFTNPLVAVPSAVSVVCMALGGSGLAVFWRNSPIPVDDKDDFKE, encoded by the exons ATGACGCTGTGTATAGACCAAGCTCTTCTTTTCCTGCTAGGAAGCTTCAAACTTATCTGg ATTTTAGATGTAAGAGATTGGTTTCCTGTAGCTAAGAATGGAAGATGTTGCACAATTCGGAACAGGCCATGGAGTCCAATAGTTGCTCTTACACCCCCTTCTTTGATCGTTCAGACTTCAAG GAACTCCCAAGTTTTATGCAAGGCTGCAACAAATGTATCTGGGGATTTTCCTAGTGGCACCCCTAGCGGAATGAGTCCATATGAGAGAGTAATTGAAACTTTGACAACTCTTTTTCCTGTGTGG GTCATATTGGGCACCATTATTGGCATCTACAAGCCGGCTGCT GTAACATGGTTGCAGACAGACCTTTTTACACTTGGCCTAGGTTTCCTCATGCTTTCAATGGGATTGACATTAACATTCGAGGATTTCAGACGTTGTATGCGGAATCCATGGACT GTGGGTGTAGGATTTCTCGCACAATACCTGATTAAGCCCATGTTGGGTTTTGTCATTGCATTG ACTCTAAAACTTTCTGCACCTCTTGCAACCGGTCTTATTTTGGTCTCATGCTGCCCAGGAGGTCAGGCATCAAATGTTGCAACATACATATCTAAGGGAAATGTGGCACTTTCAGTTCTCATGACAAC GTGTTCAAATATTGGAGCTATTATTATGACACCACTCctcactaagcttcttgctgGTCAGCTAGTTCCAGTTGATGCCGCG GGTCTGGCAATCAGTACTTTTCAGGTTGTTTTAGTGCCAACAATAATTGGAG TGTTGGCAAATGAATACTTCCCCAAATTCACTTCTAAAATAGTGACAGTGACACCTTTAATTGGAGTTATTCTCACCACCCTTCTTTGTGCCAGCCCT ATCGGGCTAGTTTCAGATGTCTTGAAAACTCAAGGAGCACAACTAGTACTGCCAGTGGCTATCCTCCATATTGCTGCATTTGCTCTTGGTTATTGGatttcaaaaatatcatttgGTGAATCCACTTCTCGTACTATATCTATAGAATGCGGGATGCAG AGCTCTGCACTTGGGTTTTTGCTTGCCCAGAAGCATTTTACAAACCCCCTTGTTGCTGTCCCTTCTGCTGTTAGTGTTGTTTGCATGGCG CTTGGTGGCAGTGGTCTTGCAGTCTTTTGGAGGAACAGTCCAATACCTGTTGATGACAAGGATGACTTCAAGGAATGA
- the LOC126715296 gene encoding sodium/pyruvate cotransporter BASS2, chloroplastic isoform X3, producing the protein MLHNSEQAMESNSCSYTPFFDRSDFKVILGTIIGIYKPAAVTWLQTDLFTLGLGFLMLSMGLTLTFEDFRRCMRNPWTVGVGFLAQYLIKPMLGFVIALTLKLSAPLATGLILVSCCPGGQASNVATYISKGNVALSVLMTTCSNIGAIIMTPLLTKLLAGQLVPVDAAGLAISTFQVVLVPTIIGVLANEYFPKFTSKIVTVTPLIGVILTTLLCASPIGLVSDVLKTQGAQLVLPVAILHIAAFALGYWISKISFGESTSRTISIECGMQSSALGFLLAQKHFTNPLVAVPSAVSVVCMALGGSGLAVFWRNSPIPVDDKDDFKE; encoded by the exons ATGTTGCACAATTCGGAACAGGCCATGGAGTCCAATAGTTGCTCTTACACCCCCTTCTTTGATCGTTCAGACTTCAAG GTCATATTGGGCACCATTATTGGCATCTACAAGCCGGCTGCT GTAACATGGTTGCAGACAGACCTTTTTACACTTGGCCTAGGTTTCCTCATGCTTTCAATGGGATTGACATTAACATTCGAGGATTTCAGACGTTGTATGCGGAATCCATGGACT GTGGGTGTAGGATTTCTCGCACAATACCTGATTAAGCCCATGTTGGGTTTTGTCATTGCATTG ACTCTAAAACTTTCTGCACCTCTTGCAACCGGTCTTATTTTGGTCTCATGCTGCCCAGGAGGTCAGGCATCAAATGTTGCAACATACATATCTAAGGGAAATGTGGCACTTTCAGTTCTCATGACAAC GTGTTCAAATATTGGAGCTATTATTATGACACCACTCctcactaagcttcttgctgGTCAGCTAGTTCCAGTTGATGCCGCG GGTCTGGCAATCAGTACTTTTCAGGTTGTTTTAGTGCCAACAATAATTGGAG TGTTGGCAAATGAATACTTCCCCAAATTCACTTCTAAAATAGTGACAGTGACACCTTTAATTGGAGTTATTCTCACCACCCTTCTTTGTGCCAGCCCT ATCGGGCTAGTTTCAGATGTCTTGAAAACTCAAGGAGCACAACTAGTACTGCCAGTGGCTATCCTCCATATTGCTGCATTTGCTCTTGGTTATTGGatttcaaaaatatcatttgGTGAATCCACTTCTCGTACTATATCTATAGAATGCGGGATGCAG AGCTCTGCACTTGGGTTTTTGCTTGCCCAGAAGCATTTTACAAACCCCCTTGTTGCTGTCCCTTCTGCTGTTAGTGTTGTTTGCATGGCG CTTGGTGGCAGTGGTCTTGCAGTCTTTTGGAGGAACAGTCCAATACCTGTTGATGACAAGGATGACTTCAAGGAATGA